The following proteins are co-located in the Dromiciops gliroides isolate mDroGli1 chromosome 2, mDroGli1.pri, whole genome shotgun sequence genome:
- the LOC122743448 gene encoding inosine triphosphate pyrophosphatase-like, translated as MAASLAGKKVVFVTGNAKKLEEVVQILGDKFTCHLVPQKIDLPEYQGEPDEISIQKCREAARQVQWPVLVEDTCLCFNALGGLPGPYIKWFLKKLKSEGLYQLLAGFKDKSVYALCTFVLSTGRPEDPVQLFRGQTFGRIVEPRGCRDFGRDPCFQPDSYDQTYAELPKAIKNTISHRFRALRELQNYFLQPGSPRVEDGVPQCGEVEGAA; from the coding sequence ATGGCAGCGTCGCTGGCGGGAAAGAAAGTTGTGTTCGTCACTGGAAATGCTAAGAAACTAGAAGAGGTGGTGCAGATCCTGGGAGACAAGTTCACCTGCCACTTGGTCCCACAGAAAATTGACCTGCCGGAATACCAAGGGGAACCAGATGAGATTTCCATCCAGAAATGCCGGGAAGCAGCCAGACAGGTCCAATGGCCGGTCTTGGTGGAAGATACCTGCCTCTGCTTCAACGCCCTGGGCGGCCTCCCAGGCCCCTACATAAAGTGGTTTCTGAAGAAGTTAAAGTCTGAAGGTCTCTACCAGCTGCTTGCGGGCTTTAAAGACAAGTCAGTTTATGCACTCTGTACATTTGTACTCAGCACTGGCCGGCCAGAAGATCCTGTACAGCTTTTCAGGGGCCAGACCTTTGGCCGGATCGTGGAGCCGCGAGGATGTCGAGACTTTGGTCGGGACCCTTGTTTCCAACCTGATAGCTACGATCAGACGTATGCCGAGCTGCCCAAAGCCATAAAGAACACCATTTCTCACCGATTCCGAGCCCTCCGTGAGCTACAGAACTACTTCTTGCAGCCAGGCTCCCCCAGGGTTGAGGATGGAGTGCCACAGTGTGGAGAAGTGGAGGGAGCAGCGTGA